TACTTGGAGTGGAAACTGGAATTCTAGATATACAAGTATTGGGATATTTTGCAATAGCTATCCTAGTATATGCAATATATATTGTAAAAAATATTAAAAATGAGGAAAAAATATAGGTTAAAAAAAACCTATACCCGTGTTTCAATATTAAACCGAACGTTTAATATTCCTAATTTTTGGAGATTAACTCTAATTTATTAAACCAGAATTGTAGAAACTAATTTAATAATTGAGATTTCATATTTGACTAATAATATAAAGAGGAGATAAATTTTTAGGCTTGCCTAAATTTCATCACCAATTATACTATTAATCTTTATCATATATAAAGGTTTAGGTATGCCTAAATTTCTAAGATATTTTCAGACACAGTTTCCAACTTATCTTTAATATCAGAAACGTCAACATTAGGAAACGCATCAATAATAGCCAAATCTACATGGGGAACAGATAAAGTTTCAATAGGTTCATTATAAATTTCATAACTATCTTCAGATATATTATTCAGTTTTAAATTAGTTTTAAGATTGATTATTGCTTGAGGATTGATATCATTGAATATTACTTTTTTAAATCCATATTTTAATAAAAATATGCCAATCGCTCCAGATCCGCACATCCCATCTATTGCCAGATCAGTACCAATACCAGTATTTTCCAGATAGTTATAAAGCTTCAAAAGTTTACTTTCGGTTGTAGATGCAACTTCAATATGGGAATTTCTTTGATCCTTGCTGATAACAATTTTTTCAGGAATCAAAGTTCTTAAAACGTCAATCCTGTCACTTTTTCCTGCAAGCAATTTAAATTCAACCAAATCAGCATCCTTACTCAAAATTCCTATGGTTTCAGAACCGCTTCCCTTTAAGACTCCCTTTACTTCAGGAATTTCTTCAAATAATCGCTTTGCTACTGATTGGTTAAAATCAGGATGAATCAAAATCAATGCATCCTCATTAATAAATTGAGGATTTAAAGAGCTATAACAAAATGCAGGCATTGGAATTGGAGAATTTCTGCGGAGAGTTGCTTTTTCAGAAACAATATTCTCCTCAATCATGATCTTTAATATATTGGCCATTACAACATCCAACGGACGTTTACCGCAAACGCATTTTAAAAAATCACCATTCAAATTATCATAATCCTCATAATCAACAATTGGAGTGAATTTTTTAATTTGAATGTCCTGACAATTCTCACATTGATTTAAATTATCAATACTTTCCTGGACTTTATCTTTCATAATTATTAATAGAATTTAATGTTAATTAAATATTGCACCGTCTTTGTAAAAATCAGCTAAAAAACAATAAAAATTATATTAAACACTTCTATCAATCTAAAAAATAATATAAAAGTTTTAGGTTAAATTATGAATGAAACAAATACAAATAATCGATTTAAAATCAATAAGCAAGTTGTGCCACAATATAATGTAAGCCAGCAAAAATACAACGATAAGGAAAAAGTTCTTTTAAACGAACTTCGTGATAATTTAGTCGATATAGCAATATCATCTGGTGAAAATTTTCAGTTAAATAAAACAAAGTTGTTAAAAGACATTAAAGACTTTATATTTTTAAGACTTAATGTCGAAAGTATGAAAATAAAAATAGATGAAAGCTATTTAAATGAACTTTCAAGAAGGTTCCTGCAGGACCTTTTCGGCTATGGAAAAA
The genomic region above belongs to Methanobrevibacter sp. and contains:
- a CDS encoding 50S ribosomal protein L11 methyltransferase encodes the protein MKDKVQESIDNLNQCENCQDIQIKKFTPIVDYEDYDNLNGDFLKCVCGKRPLDVVMANILKIMIEENIVSEKATLRRNSPIPMPAFCYSSLNPQFINEDALILIHPDFNQSVAKRLFEEIPEVKGVLKGSGSETIGILSKDADLVEFKLLAGKSDRIDVLRTLIPEKIVISKDQRNSHIEVASTTESKLLKLYNYLENTGIGTDLAIDGMCGSGAIGIFLLKYGFKKVIFNDINPQAIINLKTNLKLNNISEDSYEIYNEPIETLSVPHVDLAIIDAFPNVDVSDIKDKLETVSENILEI